The genome window atagatctggtttaaaagaaaatgataatcaaatattacatacacaTAGAAAAcgaactatttttataaactctaCACTTTTCAACATCCAAACAAAAATGCTAAAATCTATTATGATGCATAATatctatgaaataattaaagaaaaatttccACTTACTTTACTAGATTTGAATGGTGTTCATGACATTTAcgaatttcattaatatattcaTGTGAATCAACTCCACTACTCTCTTCAAATGCTCTCTCACAGTTTAACTTCAATAACTTAAGTTGACCAAAGAAAAAAGACATAAGAACAACAGCATTTGAATCGTAATTAGCAACAATACCACCtccataaaaacaaataagtgtTTGTTCCAAAATCATTGCTAAATACCCAATTCCACGTGTTTTATCAAACGGTACCCAAGAACTCATTATTTCAGGGTAACCTTTGgaacaattattattcatttgttcACCATTAGTTGACGATATAAAACTGGCTACCGGAGCTATGATAACACCAAACACAGTAGCCGTTACCAAACACCAATAAACATATGTAACTTTTCTGGAGTATGCAATGTActcttttattgttttacaagtGACTgtctcatttttatttatttcattattttctaaagACGAAACATAATCGAAGATATATTTCCAATGCTTCTGCCAAAGAACGAAAGTGCCAGCTTTGACAACGCAAACGGAACTAAGCATGGTTATTGATAAATTTCTTAACGCCGCTTCCAAATCAGATCTTATAATCCACAATTCAACGTACTGgctaaatacaaatataattgcaGAAATATGAACTagattataaatgaaactaaTAAAACCTCTTTTCGGTTGCCACATACCCCAAAGTTTTAAACCATAAAGTGTAGGCCCAAGAGAAGGATGATCCTTATCTTCTAGATTTTTCAAAATCTTGTTACCCATATTGATATGTATGTAAGTATTTATCGTCCGTCTTAGATGAAATTTCACTCAAAAAAGAAACATCAATTGAATTTCCTTCCGACAAAAACACGGAACTAATAAAATGACCCGGTTTtcatttccttttatttcaataaagttttaaattgtcagaaaagacaaaaatatattttaatattataataatactttctACTTGCAAGAGTAATTAAGACGTGGCTAAATAGTTGCTTTATATGTTCATCACCACAATGTATTAACATCACTTAGAAtcacaataaacaaaaacaaggtCCTGTGggaactaaaatttaaataatttagtaaaacatGAATagagtaaaaatttaactatataCAACAATCTTGTGACAGACGGAAATGTAACCAAATATAGTTAACTTCAACGACACATAAACATAGGTGTGACATGGGCGGACAGTTGCCTGAATTGTATTGTGTAATAACATACAATATGAGGCgttttgctttattttgaaACTGAAATTGTTCGTACAAAATTGCAGGTTTCATTGACAACATCTTGATGGATACCGaggaattatttttctttacattttacttttatactgTGACTTCATCAACTTGATattagaaaaagtaaaaaaaataaaatcactcATTTagtgtattaatatttaaaattccgtattaaattcaaactagattcattaaaaaacgcccaaagttttaaataagttttttgcCCAGGTAATTTAAtcaacttttatttgtttagattttgaaatattaatgtacacggtatagcaataaaaataatattaacattgatGCCATCTAAGAATTGATTGAAAACATCCTCACAACAAGTTTTTCAAGAAACTTCGTTTGTATGTTCAGTGAGCAAGTGTCACGTAAGTCACCCATCAGGTGTCgcttaataaaacaaatgtagatagatagatggcgttgtacaTGTAATACTTACGAGGGTATTATAAATtctgaatcttactaatatagtaaatgtgaatgtttagatggatggatgtttgtttgaaggtatctccggaacgcctCAACGGATATTGCTGAAacttggcatagatgtagaacatagtctggaagaacacataggcttacaGGCTATTGGAAAGTCGCGGGGTACAACTAGTTTTACAAAAAacgatatataaattaatgtgtGTTCATTCAATACATTGTGGTCTTCTGCAGTCTAGGACTTTTCCAAACATTAGGGTATGATTCTCTACGTATTCTCCAGATCAGCCCGCGGCtccgtcaaatttcatcgagatccgttgagccgttcttgagataccttgaaacaaacatccaacgcgaatgttaagatggatcatccataacattagtaagatgtatatgttttgtattcgTTAtgcgtaaataataaaaaataatcacatcTTTGTTGAAAACATACCTTTACAAGTTTTGACGCTGCACGATATTAAGCAGTATTTAACATCCCAGTTTCAATGCGTTCCATTGAACAAGTTTATcagatttaaagttaaatttattgcatTTGGAAAACCAACACAAAGTGGCTTTCATTTTGGTAGCTGTCGACAAAAGAACAAAgagatttaataaatgttggaaataaattttaagtttattttttataagtatcaATTAAATCCGACTggccttttttttattaataactctTAACAATTGCTcgtcttaaataattttaacgtgAGGAATTTTCGTAGAGTACGAACCATGTTAACCATGTTAATTAGACAACCATATAAAGTTTCAGCGGAAATTTTCAAGGATTTAATTGCCAAAAATCATAGCTCACTGCCAATAAAATgatgtatattaaattcaacgGCCTTGTATTcctaaacatatttattgttgtCAGATCCAGGCATTGGTGACGAAATGATTCactattactaaaataaatgtatagacCGGCaccgcatctgcgattcctctggtattgcagatgtcgatgggcgtcgatgaacaccttggtgttcccgctgctcgtttgcccccttctcttataaaaaaaatgtgaatattttgtgtCAAACATTCATATAATAATGTCTCATCATCATTGTAGATAACAATATCTTAGTTTCTTCGAAGAGAGATGTTATGTAAGAATGATTCTGTATTAAAAAGCCGAGATTAGAGTACACACAATGTACATAGATCATGACCtcaataattacataaaaatagttactgcttttacagaaaatattcttttatcttgacgttaaataaaaaggtaacTTCCCACTTTGTAGGTCTTTTGAATCATTCAGAATATAATGTGTTAGCTTAAGATTATCCACTTAGTCGACAAAGGCTTGTATGTAGCAGGCAATTACGTCGCTTGACGTATATTGATGATAATGTATGCATGGATGCCaggaatacaaaaaatatatagaaggcatttaaaataataaacttcattgtaacattataatatacgGCTAGAGTCCGGACACAAGGCAAATTCATTAGAGCAAACAGTAACACCACGaataaaaggaataaaaaaatgcacacaagataataaagttcctatgtccgtctcctagttctaagctatctgcccaccaattttcagtcaaatcgattcagccgttcttgagttataaatggtgtaactaacacgactttcttttatatatatagatatatatatatatatatatatatacatatatatgtatatatatatatatatatatatatatatatatatatatatatatatatatatatatatatatatatatatatatatataatatatatatagtatatataatagctgtcgcccgcgactccgtccgcgcgcagttaaaaaaaaaaatagaaattaaaaatagatgttggccgattctcagacctactgaatatgctcacaaaatttaatgagaatcggtcaagccgtttcggaggagtacggtgacgaaaactgtgacacgagaattttatatattagatatatatagatagtatATAATTGTTATAGTTTAGTGGCTAATAAATCTTATCTCAAAAATTATTCGtgataaaatagaataaaatatttgtacgcACAATAagtgaaaaacaaaatcaaatagaacatcctcaatttattttcaacaacCAAAGGATGATTAGTcgaaaaaattatgataaaaaatgtgattgCAATTTAATCGCGTATTTTACGTCATTACGtctatcaattaaataaattgatgaaaAGTATgactatataaattattatccaTTCATACctgataatttttgttatgaagtaaaacaataataaaaattgccaTATCTATGAAACGGAGATTTTTTCCTACGCTTAGAACTGAAAATAATCAAACGCTACGGAGGAAGGAACACCGGAAATGGGCACATGCTTCACTAACCTGATACAAGCCGCTGGTGCATGCACTGACTCGACATACGACTACGTCATTGTTATACAACTATTCAAGTACGTAACAATTTATGTATAACTTACTAACTAGCATAGCAAAAcgatataaattaagaaaaagaaacatttttttgtaagacAGAAATCCTATGGCGTTCTCAGATCTCACCAAAGTCAGCCAGTAtcggtattctcggcgttgacatatcgagtgacgttcagtttcgcggtcacttggaagacaaggccaagctggcctccaaaaagctgggtgtgctcagtagggcgaagcagtatttccagccgggccaccgcctacaactgtacaatgcgcaagttcggccccacatggaatacttttcgcacctctgggcgggagcaccccaataccagcttcttacaacggagagcgactcgaatcgtcaacgaccgagctcttaccgatcggcttgatactctggccttgcggagggacgtcagttccctctgcattttttatcgtttataccacggggagtgttccgaagaactgtttggaatgattcctgccgccgagtttcgtcatcggacgacccgacagaccgccaggtaccatccataccatctggatggctggcattccacaacagtgcggttctcgagaaatttcttgccgcgcacagccgcgttgtggaatggtctgtcctcggcggtatttccaaaccactgcgacttagggtccttcaagaagcgagcatatatctttcttaaaggccggcaacgcatctgcaattctcctagtgttgcggatgtccatgggcgtcgatgatcacttcggtgttcgcgccgctcgtttgtccccttctcatataaaaaaaaaacaaagtttcatGAAAATCCGATAAATTGTATAAGAATGCATAGATGATAAAGATAACATTaccattcatattttttagtGAATGTAAATTCCATAATTACTTTTGCGCCCGAAAAAGACGATGCACAAATCTCAAACAAACTCTTCTATACGTAATTCAGTGAAATTCTCGTCAAAATGTTTCCTGTTCGAGCTATTGATTTATCGATAACTGATATTAAGTGTTTGCAGTCGGTACTATTGAAAACTTAACTATGGTGCTGACACTGTACAAACTCGATGCCAGTCCACCAGTCCGCTCCGTTCTGATGGTAATCGACGCTGCGAAAATAACTGATGTACAATATGTAAATGTCAACGTTCTTAAAGGCGAGCATCTGACTGACGAATACTTAAAGGTAATACTGTGGCAGAAACCGCCAACAACTATAGTTATTCAAAAGTTTAATGGAGTTGAAAAGTTTGttgaattacaaaacataCAGCAGATGTAGAATTTCACCAATGAAACGGAGAGACAGATTTTAAGATAACGAAAAGGGGCCATTGATAACAGACGAGTTTGacctgtttaatttttttttgcagatgAATCCACAGCACTCTATACCAATGTTAAAAGATGGTGATTTTACTGTATGGGACAGGTTTGTTACGACTACTGatgtaatttctaaaaattgtattgtttattttcatttgttgcattgatcataaaaaaactcaataattGTCCAAATtggtgttataatttttatacaaaagtgTTCTTTCATATGGTACTCGTAATCTTTCATATTCTTTCAGTCACGCAATTTCTGTGTACTTATTGACAAAGTACACTGATGACGATATTCTTTATCCAATTGATCATAAAAAGAGAGCGTTGATTGATCAAAGGCTACATTTTGATAGTGGAGTACTTTTTGTAGCTTTGCGTGCCGCAGTCGTAAGTATTTACGTTACATTGTTTTCAACACACCTTTGCTtggttttacaaaaaaaaaatacggtaTACCTCAGTGACGATTTTATTGTGAATAAGTCAAagattcaaataaatcaaGTATTGTGGAAACAGCGCACATACGTAACATTTCCCCCCACgaacaattttaatgatagccgtgattaacaaataaatgcaATTCAAATTTGTGCATGCCAAAATTACTTAGTCTTGATTATATTTTGCTTAATGTTTTCACAAGAACAACATAATAAAGTCAACCCGGCACCCAACAGGAAAGGCAAGATTCAATAAACAAGTGATGccatatatacctatataacaCAACAACTGCTGAACTCAGCGATGTATAAtagagtattttataattacacttAATCTGACCTTAGGAAGAAGTTCCATACTTCGCATACCAAGATTTAAAGAAACtgagaaagaaaatttatatttcttttgtcgATTATTTTTGTCTTCCAGGACCCAGTGGTATATCAGGGAGAGAATTTTTACAGGAATAGCGCTTTGTTGAAGATAAAGACTGCTTATGACTTTGCTGATAAGTTTTTAACTAGCAAATGGCTTGTGGGCGACGAGATTACTTTGGCAGATATCTGTTGTGTTGCCAACATTAGTTCGCTTAATGAAATATTGCCTATTGATGCAGAAttgtaagatttatattaacttttatgtttttcatcataacgtatttatttttcatagtaaaaaatagattttattctaAGGTATTCTTAAGACTGTTTTTGTCTAGCTTATTCGTCAAATTAATCTTACAGGTATCCGAATTTAGCTCAATGGTTGGAAAATTGTAAAGAGCAAGAATTCTATAAGAAAGGGAATAAACCAGGACTGGAAGAATTTAGTGCGTTGCTACACTCACGTCTCGTTTAGAAATGAACCATTGTTATTAGCTGAAAGTTGCGCTTTCTCAGATTATGAAATACCGAGATAAAACTTGTAGAtgcatgtttaaaaataaactcttgCTGCGctttttgatttgttttaatcaaaacttttaagttattttaaaaacattttagccGTCAAAAAgaagtgtatttttaattcattataaagttttaccAATGCAAACATAATAAGAGattataatgttcgtaagaaacgggattcttaccacgattaggctgtttgagctcccgatattatATCCCGACACAGTGAGTGTAGTTTgtcgacaaacaaaaataacatcgagtgcggacttaatgtgcagtgagaacgcggacagtggtagtggtcgccgaatcaggaagaaggtagaccgatacggctatctttaacattttttacactaccgcacaacaccagtcaacccgtgaacatggcgcatgcaactgtgccgaaatatcgggagctcaaacagcctaatcgtggtaagaatcccgtttcttacgaacattatattagtaaaaaccacgaaagtttgaagttatataataagagatttactatttataattaaaaaacataatacttTTCGTTTTAATACATCTGTTTGAGACAAAAGGCTCTTTTAATCCATGAATGTAATGAATCTATGCTTTCAGGATGTAGAATTACGTTCAAAGGAAAGAGGTCAGTGTTATAAAAGAGATCACGTCCGATGCAATTATGCAATTTGTGAAGATTGCCAAAAAGCTTTTAGAAATTCTTTTGCAGTATTCAATAAAGAGTTGTCTAGAAAATTCTCTTTAATTTCGAAGTAACAAAAGTGTTGTAAAGCATGGCACTATTGTGTTACTGTGacatttaagatttaattttaaagtaagataaggttaaattattttagttatagtGCAAGCCAACGattttcttccaaactattccttatttacttcttttttcatcatcatcagctcactatacgtccccactgaggagctcggagcctatcccaagttaggggtgacgcTGGCCATGTGCGGGTTGGTTAACTTcaaacatatcattgaatttcttcttagatatgCGCAaattgcatcacgatgttttccttcaccgtaagaacgtcgtataaattgtacatattatgtaaatcgaaaatcgaaaaacacattggtacatgacgggattcgaacccaggacctgcagattgcaagtcaagtgcttaacccctgagccaccgacgccaaCTTCTTTTTTACCCGACTGAAATTGGTATTGTTTTTCGTGAGTATATAAGttagttttatacaaaaccaCATCCTGAACGACTTAACTGATTTTGCCTTGTGAGGTGTTATTTGATTCGTCTTCTTCCCCGATGTGTCGTATTGTATTATCATCGAAACAAAACACATAAAGTAGacgaaaaagtttaaattagtgaaaaacTAGTTCGAATCTCACTAacggtaaaatttttacattgctAAATGATTTTTTGGATGTTTACGAGcatattctaaaataagaaagtgtTACATAACTACtacattacagtttatttgGTTTGaattaatctataaaatacaagataaattttaaaatctttgataGAAAATGCTGATAACAGATGGCGTTACATCATGCTTTAGAGCCTATCAgttgctgtttttttttttgttgttttattttaaattaagcttAGGTTATTTTAAGCGCATAAACCTTCTAAGACGTTATTAAGAACACTCTACCAAATTTTCTTCACAATcttattactaatttaaaaacacaacataattttttatttttaatttagttaccattggataataatttattagttattaggCCTATTAttaggtaatatttttatactattgtgagaaatatttaaatgtacctAAACTTGGCACATGTTTATGCCGCATCTATACAGCTAATAAATCttcattcataaaaaatgtCGTGGGACCGGTTTTATAGAGCAGCACTCAACGTACAGTGTCACATCTACAGCGGCATTACGCGCAATCGACTGTGTCCGTTCtactaaacaatttaaaaggtatgtgttcaaattaaagtttaaaacattataataataataactgtgACTGTAACTGTGTAacggaaaataatataaacacagTAATAActgtgtttatattattttccaaaCGTATTAATATTAGGTTTGtgtgattaataaatattaaattaaattatattaaaagtatatgtaaaattataaaaatagaatagcTGTTCAGAATATACACCGATAATAATGTTCAATGTAGGTATTAGTGTAAATATGCGATTCAGTGTTCAATTCAAAAGTTTCAAATAacagaattttattaaatttcaattacataatttttaaacaattagaaaatgagtatttttattgtttgtttctggtacacaaaaataattttttaataagttcccataatgaaattatatgtAGCAATATAATAACGGTATCTTTTAAGACACAAAAGATAGTTATATAATACCAAAATAATTACGGTATCTTTTAAGACACAAAAGATAGTTATATAATACCAAATGTATAATGTATCGAAATATATGAACGTTAATTTGTACTGTTGATTCTGAATAATCTATCTATCGATACGTTTCTGTGTGcgtttatatagagattttaatGTGTGTGTTGtgataattattatctttgtaaACGTAATTGATACCGTATCaaagcaaaatatttgaaaattgacACACGTTTGTATTTTGGTGTATTATCGACATATtcaatatgaataataaaatgtacttcttcaTAGTCTAGATCGAAAAGCAAGTAATTACCTTAAGTATTAAACTTAtaatagattttgttttatgttttcagGAATTAAAATCATGGTTCTAAAGCTATACAAAATTGATGCAAGCCCGCCAGCAAGGGCCGCTATGATGACCATTGAAGCTGCAAATATTCCTAATGTAGAATTTGTCGACATTGATTTCTTTGGGAAAGAACATTTGAAAGACGAATACTTGCAGGTGAGTTTAGCAAAGgcacaaataaagttttattgtctatacgtgatattaaaataaaattgtaatatttcgtGCACGTGTATTTGcgttagtaaaaataaacaaaatgttgtctgtctgtccgcaagtccgcgtttgttccAGACAATCTCAGAAACGTAAGCAGGAGTAACAGGCTAATCATACttcttacttattattataaatactaatgattggatggatgtttgtccgatctggatgaaatatggtatagatataaatgaaattctggaaaacacataagctacctAAGAACCCGGTATTGTGTGCGGTTACCACGGGATCCGTATGGTTTATATATTAACTTCATATATCCGCAACGgttcaacaaattttattgcaattatGCACAGATTTACAACATACTAAGCAGTAGCACATGATATactttttaccccatttttattttttgattctGTGCGCGGCCAAaaactagtttatttattattttacgctgacgaagttgcgggcaatagctaatctatatatatctatatatatatataaaagaaagtcgtgttagttacactatttataactcaagatcggccgaactgatttagctgaaaatttatggggaggtagtttagaactaggaaacggacataggataatttttaccccgttttctcttttttattccgcgcggacggagtcgcgggtaaaagctagtttaaactAAAACTGATGTACACTAAGTATGTTGGTATTATTGTGGGGTTTTGTGTTTAAATACTACAATAAAGTGATAACTCGGATGTTCGTTGACGGTCTAAAACACAAGGCGATATCTGTTAGTTCTAATACGGAATCTCGACGACGTcactgaatttataaaaaaatatgactagCAATTTCAATATcggttataaagttttttacattaatgtcGGACATTTGTTTAGAttctttacatatatgtatgtagatATGTAGACATTATATGTGCCGATTACGTAATTCAAGGTTAAAGTAGCGAACATACATACTCTAGCTATTGACTCTACAATTACCATAGCGTGTtggtaacaataaatttaacacaattCAAGTCTAGTCATGTTGTAGTCTTGTAAgacaataatattacattttcgcATTTCCGGGGCTAAGTTccgcaataatttttttttacctgcGAATTGTGAAACCGCGATAAACAAAATCGCGAATACGAAGAGTTGACtgtactataaaattattcggAACAAACTGCGACGTCATCCGCTTGGGCTTAAATGTTAAATCTCTCTTTTATACCCACGTTAACGTTCTTAGTCAGCAGAAAGACGTGTTGAACAAAATCATGTCATGTCATATTCTCAGGATCATTTCTGTTTGTGATTTTAACAGTATTACTCCATTGTTACTCCAAATAACTTAATTCCAAAAATATGATAAGATATAGTATACCATTATGCAAGCTGTAACAAGAACAACAATATCAGCAAGCAGTCGAAATGCTTTGTACATAATTGCTTATTGAAACTATCTATTTCGTTTCAGAAAAACCCAcaacatactgtgccgacttTGCAAGAcgatgatttttatatttgggacaggtaaaatatttgtagatcgacttaaaatatatactaggAAAAAGTTGACAGAGAAACTACGCATTGaattaagaagaaataaattacattacatttatttaaacaaatatatttagaatgtgaaaaacaaattaagagTTCAAGATACTGTGAAAATGAAGAGCTATATTaactgatattaaaatttgatttcagTCA of Papilio machaon chromosome 18, ilPapMach1.1, whole genome shotgun sequence contains these proteins:
- the LOC106721141 gene encoding uncharacterized protein LOC106721141, which produces MGNKILKNLEDKDHPSLGPTLYGLKLWGMWQPKRGFISFIYNLVHISAIIFVFSQYVELWIIRSDLEAALRNLSITMLSSVCVVKAGTFVLWQKHWKYIFDYVSSLENNEINKNETVTCKTIKEYIAYSRKVTYVYWCLVTATVFGVIIAPVASFISSTNGEQMNNNCSKGYPEIMSSWVPFDKTRGIGYLAMILEQTLICFYGGGIVANYDSNAVVLMSFFFGQLKLLKLNCERAFEESSGVDSHEYINEIRKCHEHHSNLVKYSKILNSLLSPVMFLYVIICSLMICASAVQLTTSGTSSMQQIRITEYLLALIAQLFIYCWHSNEVSLMSLSVDEGVYASAWWCQNTRVKRNVLLLMGKVRRNIIFTAGPFTSLSVPTFIAVLKGSYSYYTLLSKKEN
- the LOC106713259 gene encoding uncharacterized protein LOC106713259 translates to MVLTLYKLDASPPVRSVLMVIDAAKITDVQYVNVNVLKGEHLTDEYLKMNPQHSIPMLKDGDFTVWDSHAISVYLLTKYTDDDILYPIDHKKRALIDQRLHFDSGVLFVALRAAVDPVVYQGENFYRNSALLKIKTAYDFADKFLTSKWLVGDEITLADICCVANISSLNEILPIDAELYPNLAQWLENCKEQEFYKKGNKPGLEEFSALLHSRLSSTQRTVSHLQRHYAQSTVSVLLNNLKGIKIMVLKLYKIDASPPARAAMMTIEAANIPNVEFVDIDFFGKEHLKDEYLQKNPQHTVPTLQDDDFYIWDSHAIAVYLLTKYSKNTTLYPSDPKQRAIIDQRLHFDSGILFPSLRGAIGPVIYQGEKAIKPEAFEKIKSGYDFSEKFLTKRWVAGDELTLADIFFMASISSLNEILPIDAATFPKLTAWLNRCKELDYYKKMNEPGTVQLGALVKSKLA